The Methylomonas montana DNA window GGCACGGGGACGCGCCGCAATCGCTGTCTTAAGGAAGCCCCATGCGTTATCGAGTCACTCATACCACCACATATCGCTATCACCAGCCGGTAGGATTGTCCTATAACGAAGTCCGGATGCAGCCGCGCCCCTGCCCCAACCAGCAATTGCTAAGTTCGAGCCTGCGCATCGCCCCCCAACCCAGCGATTATCGGACCCGAACCGATTTTTTCGGCAATCAGGTGGTCTGGTTTTCGATCCGCGAACCGCATCGGGAATTCCTGGTCACCGCGGTGAGCGAAGTGCAGGTGTTTCCGCAGCCGGTGCAGCTGGACTTCAGCCACGGCATGAGTTGGGAGGCGGTCAAGGAAACGCTGAGGACCGACAGGAGCGAACCTACGCTGGAAGCCAGGCAATACGCACTGGACTCGCCGTTCATCGCCGCCGATGCCGATCTGGCCGATTACGCTCAAGCCTCGTTCTCCCCCGGCAAAACACTGATCGAAGCGATACACGACCTGATGCAACGCATCCATCGCGACTTCACCTTCGACCCGGAATTCACCAATCTTGCCACGCCTTTGGCCACCGTGCTGGAACACCGGCGCGGGGTCTGTCAGGACTTCGCCCACCTCGCCATCGGCTGCATCCGCTCGCAAGGCCTGGCAGCTCGCTATGTCAGCGGTTACATCGAAACCTTGCCGCCGCCGGGTAAGAAAAAACTGGTCGGCGCCGACGCCTCGCACGCCTGGTTCTCAGTGTACTTGCCGGATCTGGGCTGGATGGATTTCGACCCTACCAACAACCAACTGCCCGGCGACCGACATATCATCGTCGCTTGGGGCCGCGACTATAGCGACGTGACGCCTTTGAAAGGGGTGATTTTCGGCGGTCAAAACCATGAATTAAAAGTGGCGGTGGAAGTAGCAAATTTGGGAGCATAATTTTCGCCATGCCACACTAGCTTGTTAGTTCCAGGGACCACAACTGCCGCGCTATACCTCTATCTCTATCCCCTTCATCAACAGCATTCCGCGACCGATTTCCAGATATTGATTACGTCCTTACATTACAGACACTCAACCCGTGACAACACATGGTATTTCATGAGATAAACTGGCCGGCCTATTCTCCTGATTTCTGTAAGCATTAACCTACAAAAAGATAATCCATTGCGACATTTATTGACCCGTGCCGGCGCCAGAATAGTAGGATTGGCCATTGTCTATGCGCTAGTCGCGAAACTGGTGTTGGCGTTTTTTGCGGCAAATTATTTGGTTTCCGTCATCTGGCCCTCCAGCGGCATCGCGCTGGCAGCTTTGCTCTTGGACGGCAAAAAACTCTGGCCCGGCGTATTCCTCGGCGCATTGGCCGGCAATCTATGGGCAGGCAGTTCGGTTGCGCAAGCTTTGCCGATAGCGGGTGGCAATACCCTGGAAGCCTTGGCCGTTTGCTATTTGCTGGGGACGCTGGCTAGCAAGCTGCAACAGCCGCGCGATTACCTGCGCTGGTTATTTGCAGCGGGGTTAGCTTCCGGTATCGCCGCCATCATCGGTTCCTCGGCCTTATGGTATTCCGGCGCTATATCGGAACGGCAATGGCCAAGCAACCTGGCCTATTGGTGGATGGGCGATACGCTGGGCATCACCATCGTGGCGCCGTTGATTCTGATGTGGCGGCAACCTATCAGCTTCGTCTGGAGTCGGCTACAAGCCTGGCACATGGCGATTTATTTGCTTACGGCATTTCTGATAGGACAAATGGTCTTTTTGCAATGGCCGTTTGATCTTGGCCACTATGGTAAAGCATTTTATATGTTCGCCTTTTTGGTCTACGGCGCGCTGCATTTTGGCTTGCACGGCACCTTGATTCTGATAGGCATGGTCACGCTGCAAAGTATGTTCAGCGTCATTCTGCAAGTCGGCTATTTTGCAGCCGACAGTGGCGAAACCGGATTGATACTGCATTGGTCGTTCCTGTTGATGATGTCCAGCATAGGGATTCCACTGGCGCTGGCCTTTGTGCAACATAAACACGCCGAACAGAACATAAAAGCCATTAGCGACTTCAATCGGCAAATTCTGCAATCGTTACAGGAAGGCGTGGTAGTCTACGATATTCACGGCCGCTTCAAACTGTGGAATCGCTTTATGGAAAAGCTCAGCGGCATCGCCGAAGCCGAGTGCTTGGGCAAGTCGCCGCTGCATGTGTTTCCCTGGCTAGCGAAAACCACGCTGCCCCAAGGCATGCAAAAAGCACTAGCCGGAGAAACCGTCAGTCATGCCCCCTTTATGTCCAGCACAGGCATCTGGATCAGCACAGTGCAAATGCCGTTGCGCGACGAACAGGAACGTATCGTCGGCGTGATCGAGCTGATTAACGATGAGTCGCTGCACATTGAATTCGGCAAATCCCTGTCGGCCAGCGAATCGCGCTTCCAAAGCATTCTCGA harbors:
- a CDS encoding transglutaminase family protein, with product MRYRVTHTTTYRYHQPVGLSYNEVRMQPRPCPNQQLLSSSLRIAPQPSDYRTRTDFFGNQVVWFSIREPHREFLVTAVSEVQVFPQPVQLDFSHGMSWEAVKETLRTDRSEPTLEARQYALDSPFIAADADLADYAQASFSPGKTLIEAIHDLMQRIHRDFTFDPEFTNLATPLATVLEHRRGVCQDFAHLAIGCIRSQGLAARYVSGYIETLPPPGKKKLVGADASHAWFSVYLPDLGWMDFDPTNNQLPGDRHIIVAWGRDYSDVTPLKGVIFGGQNHELKVAVEVANLGA